The Methanolacinia petrolearia DSM 11571 genome has a segment encoding these proteins:
- a CDS encoding outer membrane protein assembly factor BamB family protein, protein MKLKKTLKGRILFTNLLIVIVIFLVFTILTHTSNGGTEEKPVDNVSSSNYLTPPWQFKGLQMQSNNLQLFHLTYLAMSDSGEIVVVSGSSQMYSFNVSEGTVQNFSTIEAIECIDVSSGGITVAGSSMIVGNQDHGVVSCFDENGMFLWNYTTGGPVSSIKISSDGRYIVAGTEHNPSGIAKIMFFSVNGSLLWMENAYKSSFEVTSVDITPDGEYVAAGTDYNKVYLFSNNGAKILDYTTYGPIDAGYTYRYRYTNPGQYVALSDDGTYLAAGSLDRYVYMFSNNGTRLWRYKGERPFCVTDITSDGSSIVSVSDDGTIFFFNRTGSLLWTYGTESIIRSIKTDSSGDLIVAGSNNSEIYCLNGSGDLIGNYTTIGGVTDVEVSEDGSYISAISEGGVLYFFGRDDLCNRDTAV, encoded by the coding sequence ATGAAATTAAAAAAGACATTGAAAGGAAGGATACTATTCACGAATCTCTTAATCGTCATCGTCATTTTTTTGGTCTTTACAATCCTGACTCATACTTCAAACGGTGGGACAGAAGAAAAACCTGTTGACAATGTATCTTCGTCAAACTATCTCACTCCTCCGTGGCAGTTTAAAGGCCTGCAAATGCAGTCTAACAACCTGCAATTATTTCATCTCACCTATCTTGCAATGAGTGATAGCGGGGAAATTGTTGTTGTATCGGGCTCCAGCCAGATGTATTCTTTCAACGTGAGTGAAGGCACAGTCCAGAATTTCAGCACTATTGAGGCCATAGAATGTATCGATGTAAGTTCTGGTGGAATAACGGTTGCCGGTTCGTCTATGATTGTAGGTAATCAGGATCACGGAGTCGTCAGCTGCTTTGATGAAAATGGTATGTTTCTCTGGAACTATACGACAGGTGGACCAGTAAGTAGTATAAAAATAAGCTCTGACGGGCGGTATATCGTTGCAGGGACGGAGCATAACCCATCAGGAATTGCAAAAATAATGTTCTTTTCAGTAAACGGTTCGCTTCTGTGGATGGAAAATGCATATAAATCTTCATTTGAAGTAACAAGCGTTGATATAACTCCTGACGGCGAATATGTCGCTGCCGGAACAGATTATAATAAGGTATATCTTTTCTCCAACAACGGGGCTAAGATCCTGGATTATACAACTTATGGACCAATCGATGCTGGTTATACTTACAGGTACAGATACACCAATCCCGGCCAGTACGTTGCCCTTAGTGATGACGGCACCTACCTTGCCGCTGGTTCACTGGATCGCTATGTCTACATGTTCAGCAATAACGGGACCCGTCTCTGGAGATACAAAGGAGAAAGACCGTTCTGCGTAACAGATATTACTTCTGACGGTTCCAGTATAGTCTCGGTCTCAGACGATGGTACGATCTTTTTCTTCAACCGGACCGGTTCTCTTCTCTGGACTTATGGTACGGAGAGCATTATCAGGAGTATCAAAACAGATTCATCCGGAGATCTGATCGTGGCAGGGTCAAATAATTCTGAGATATACTGCCTGAACGGTTCAGGAGATCTGATCGGAAATTATACCACTATAGGTGGAGTTACTGACGTCGAGGTGAGTGAAGATGGCTCTTATATCTCAGCCATAAGTGAAGGAGGAGTTCTTTATTTCTTCGGCAGGGACGACCTCTGCAACAGGGATACGGCAGTTTAG
- a CDS encoding TolB family protein has translation MFNIKILRNGHIRGLVAILFISIFILVPAVAESNFTLSPVQPQLSSPYEISNLTFCGESCNYAVGSPDGTEIALSCMEWKEPCSCSYSCLGCAEDDPHLFLMKSDGSGKHQISNLNIFGVPLWSPKGDAIAIKGLEKSGTPMDGFRYSNEGIWMVSVDTNDEYLLVNSSDAWAAAWSPDGRFLAYILYNEENITVNIISVDNSSSSQIYTLPNLNGFETYRNILCSIRKAGLEDTIRWSDDGESISFISGEDLEGGSGQFLLVDVGIDGSVISRIPVNISNSYRISEFAWKPSSNRFAYISNFTYHPYENHLLIIGPAGETEVPMYDYNYSSRYTSLQWSDAVDGFIFTDQGDIWKADESGNELTRLTMNGSVRFVTQLPGSEKIIYSESLNITDCTEPALGYEIVGWPNHRTYWRYWMTASRIGILDLGNMTGSPINTTLFENLPAILVVGACACA, from the coding sequence ATGTTTAATATTAAGATTCTAAGGAACGGTCATATACGCGGACTGGTAGCCATATTGTTCATTTCAATATTTATTCTGGTGCCGGCCGTAGCTGAATCCAACTTTACCCTCTCTCCCGTTCAGCCTCAGTTATCATCACCATATGAGATCTCAAATTTAACCTTCTGCGGGGAATCGTGCAATTATGCCGTTGGAAGTCCTGACGGGACTGAGATTGCACTTTCATGCATGGAATGGAAAGAGCCGTGCAGCTGTAGCTATTCGTGTCTGGGATGTGCAGAAGATGATCCGCATTTGTTCCTTATGAAAAGCGACGGTTCCGGCAAGCATCAAATATCTAATCTCAACATCTTTGGAGTTCCATTATGGAGTCCGAAGGGTGATGCGATAGCAATCAAAGGACTTGAAAAATCCGGAACTCCTATGGATGGTTTTCGTTATTCAAATGAAGGAATCTGGATGGTCTCAGTTGATACGAACGATGAATATCTGCTTGTAAACAGTTCGGATGCCTGGGCGGCTGCATGGAGTCCGGACGGGCGTTTCCTGGCGTATATATTGTATAATGAAGAAAATATCACGGTAAACATCATTTCTGTGGATAATTCCAGTAGCAGTCAGATCTATACCCTTCCTAATTTGAACGGGTTCGAAACGTACCGCAATATACTCTGTAGTATTCGTAAGGCAGGACTGGAGGACACTATCCGGTGGAGTGATGACGGAGAGAGTATTTCTTTTATCTCCGGGGAAGATCTTGAAGGGGGATCTGGTCAGTTCCTTTTGGTTGATGTCGGCATTGACGGCTCCGTGATCAGCCGTATCCCGGTTAACATAAGTAATTCCTACAGAATTTCGGAATTCGCCTGGAAACCGTCTTCAAATCGGTTCGCATATATATCAAATTTTACCTATCATCCGTATGAAAATCATCTCCTTATTATTGGTCCTGCCGGCGAAACCGAGGTACCTATGTATGATTACAATTACTCCTCAAGGTATACTTCATTGCAATGGAGCGACGCTGTCGATGGTTTCATATTTACCGATCAGGGAGATATCTGGAAAGCAGATGAATCCGGAAATGAACTGACCCGGCTGACAATGAACGGGTCAGTAAGATTCGTCACACAACTGCCGGGAAGTGAAAAAATCATCTATTCAGAATCCTTAAATATCACCGATTGCACTGAGCCGGCATTGGGCTATGAAATAGTCGGATGGCCTAATCATCGTACTTACTGGCGGTACTGGATGACTGCGTCACGCATTGGAATTCTTGATCTCGGTAATATGACCGGGTCTCCGATAAATACTACCCTGTTTGAGAACTTGCCGGCGATTCTCGTGGTTGGTGCCTGTGCTTGTGCGTAA